In the genome of Variovorax sp. PAMC26660, the window GCGACGATGTGGTCGACGTGCTGTTGCAGTCCGATGGCGCTCGCAAGCGCCTGGCCTCGAGGCGCATCGCAAGCCGCAACCTGCATGGCACCGGCTGCACGCTGTCGTCCGCCATCGCGGCGCACCTGGCACTGGGCTTGGCCTTGCCCGAGGCGGTCGAAAAGGCGCGCACGTACATCCTCGGCGCGATGGCCGCCGGCGCGAACGTGCAGATCGGCGCGGGCCATGGTCCGCTCAACCACGGCTTTGCGCCAGTGCCGACGTACCGCCTGCCCGCGACGGGCGGCTGAGCCACGCAAGCACGAAGGTCGCGGCCAGCGTCGGCAATGCCGAGCCCAACTGGGGCGCCCACTTGGCAAGGGCGTGGTACGCCGCGATGCCCGCGATCCAGATCAGCGCCGCGCCGAAGTCGACCTGGCGCGTGCCGGTAGCCACCACCGATTGACCACTGCCCAGGCGCCCGAGGATCACGCCGTACAGCGGCACGAACACCGAACTCAGCAGCAGCAGGAAAGGTTCGAGCGTGTGCATCGGCAGCACCAGCGCCAGTGCAATGCACAGCGTGGCCAGCAGCAGGCCCCAGCGCCGCACGCTCCAGCGCGGCAGCAGGCTGTGGGTGGAGACCGAGCCCGAGTAGACGTCGCCATAGGCGTTGTCGAGTTCGTCGATGAGGATGAGGCCCAGCGCCACCAGCCCGCCCTGTGCGAGCAGCAGCGCGGTGACGAGGCTGACGCCCGGTTCGGCCACGCTCACCACCATCACGCCCAGCGCGTAGCACCAGATATTGGCCAGCGCGTAGCCGATCCAGGTGCCGCTGAACGCGCTGCCCAGACCACCCGTGCTGCGCTTGCCGTGCCGCGCATAGTCGGCCACCAGCGGCAGCCATGACACCGGCATCGCGATCACCAGGTCGAGCGCGCCGAACATGCCCATGCTGCCGTCGCCCGGCCGCGCCCAGAAGGCGTCCAGCCCCTTGGCCTGCAGCCGCGTCGCGAACTGCCAACTGAGCCACAGCAACGACAGCACCACCAGCGGCAGGCCGAATCGGCTGACGAAGCGCCGCACCAGCTTGACCATCGATCCCGCAAGCAGCGCCAGCAACACCGCGCCCCACAGCAGCGTGGTCAGCACGCCGCCCCAAAAGGAGCCGAGCGACGGGCCGAAAGCCAGTTGGCCGATGGCCTGCGTGCCCTCGCGCATGATCACCAGCTCGAAAGTGGTCCAACCCACCAGTTGCACGATGTTGAGCAGCACCGGCAGGCGCGCGAAGGCGCTGCCGTAGGTGGCATGCATCAGGCCGGCGCTGGCCAGTCCGCTTTCGCAGCCCAGCCGCGCGGTCCAGGCCAGCAGGCCGGCGCCGAGGCAGGAGCCCAGCACGATCGCGATGGCCGCGTCGCGCGTGCCCACTGCCGGAACCAAGTAGGCGCCGATCTGCATGACCAGCAGGCCGACGCCCAGGCTGAACCACAGCGAGGCATGGTCATGCCAGCCAAAGACGCGCTTCGACGCGGGCAGCGGCGAGAGCGCCTCGTTGGCGCGGGAAGATTCGTTGTTGTCGTCGTGTGCCATCCGTTTGCTCCAGTGCAAAAGGTTTGGCAGGTGGGCGAGGCTCCAGCGGCTCGGCCGTCGCGCGAGACAACGCGACAGGCCGCCGGACCAGCTTCCCTGCGCGAGGATTACCTCAGTCAGGTTCAAAGGGACTCTCTCAGTCAGCCCCGGAACGGATTCCGGCTCGACACCCCTAGCAATGCACTGCAGCGAACTGCGGCGCGGGGAGGATTTTATCCCTTGCCGGAAAGTGCATCGCCGCGCGTGCCATGGCCATGCTGCGAACGGGAGAAAATCAAGGCCAATAACAAGGGCGCGTTTCAATGCGCGGGAGGGAAACCGTATGGCAGATGATGATTTCAGGCGTTCGGACATGGCAGGGCCTTTGCCGGTCGGCTCCGACAACACTTCGCGAACGCGCATGCGGCGCTTCAGGGTCGATGTCGGCACCATCATCTGCGCCGTCGCGCTGGTGCAATCGCTGCTGCTGGTGGCTTTCGGCTACTGGGCAGCGGAACGGCTGGTGTCGAGGGTGGGTGAGTCCGCGCACAAGGTCAACCACGACCGGGTCGAGGACAACGTGCTGGCCTTCCTCGCCAAGACAGAAGCGTTGGTGCGCGCCATCGCCCACACGCCCAGCCTGCATCCGGCGGGCCAAGACGGCGACCAGACCGCAGAGTTGCTCTGGACCGCGCTGGAGCAGACGCCCGAGCTCGACAGCATCGGCGTGACCAGCGACGACGGCCACCAGTTGATGGCGCTGCGCCAGCCCGTGCCAGCCGTGCGGCAGGTCCTGCGCGATCCGACGTTCAGCACCGAGACGTGGGAATACAAGCAGCCACCCGATTCAGACGGCGACAGCGACCCGAGGCAGCGCTATGCGACGACCCGCATCGAGGCCTTCCGCAGTGACGACGACCCGACGAAGGACGGCGAATACCTGCAAGCCGAGAAGGCGCGGCACGCGGTATGGACCGCACCTTTCCTGCTGCCAGCGGAGAAGGAACTCGGCGTCAGCCACGCGCGGCCGAGCCACCGACGCGACGACGAAGGCGCGCCCCAGACGCTGGTGGTGGCCGCCGACGTGTCGTTGGGCCATCTCTCCAGCCTGGTCCGGCTGTTCGGTGGCACCGGCCATGGCAACAGCGCGTTGCTGAGCGCCGACCACCACGTGATCGCACGTGGC includes:
- a CDS encoding purine-cytosine permease family protein, coding for MAHDDNNESSRANEALSPLPASKRVFGWHDHASLWFSLGVGLLVMQIGAYLVPAVGTRDAAIAIVLGSCLGAGLLAWTARLGCESGLASAGLMHATYGSAFARLPVLLNIVQLVGWTTFELVIMREGTQAIGQLAFGPSLGSFWGGVLTTLLWGAVLLALLAGSMVKLVRRFVSRFGLPLVVLSLLWLSWQFATRLQAKGLDAFWARPGDGSMGMFGALDLVIAMPVSWLPLVADYARHGKRSTGGLGSAFSGTWIGYALANIWCYALGVMVVSVAEPGVSLVTALLLAQGGLVALGLILIDELDNAYGDVYSGSVSTHSLLPRWSVRRWGLLLATLCIALALVLPMHTLEPFLLLLSSVFVPLYGVILGRLGSGQSVVATGTRQVDFGAALIWIAGIAAYHALAKWAPQLGSALPTLAATFVLAWLSRPSRAGGTSALAQSRG